The DNA window atatattaaacaaatatgtgtaactgaactgaaaacaaattaaaaaaaaaagaaaaagaaaaggaacctttagtcccggttggggttaccaaccgggactaaagggtgcggccacgtttgcttggctggagggcctttagtcccggttggtaacaccaactgggactaacaccaaccgggactaaaggtccctctttagtaccggctcgatgacccgggactgaaggttccacctttagtcccgggatcgttgtcccggcgcggtaaccgggactaaaggccgttaccgcccgggacaacaaggccatcctgtagtagtgagacgatcgaaaaacatatatggaacgtctaattcgaagtccggatgaagaagttatgccctcggaaagatTCCTCGTTATCGAGAGTTCCGatccaagtcgggacttccgactgtcggaagttccgatggGTGTCGGGACTTTCAGGAAGCCTGAAAAAATCTACTCggtgtctggggttatccctacgtcgggagttccaacaaaaGTCGGAAGTTCCAACCCAAGTTGCGACTTCCAACATACCTAACAGAAAATCCTATTCGGATCTGGCCTTTTAgattccgatccgaactgttccaaactcgtgggaaacttggaaaataaggcttggagaggtttcatactgggataagaccaccccctctatatatatgagaggatcatggccgattgagttcttATCTATCCAATCGtgaaacaaatcaatctactacctctactaTATCCCTTCtgtcctcttctccaacccccatgTTGTTCATCGCTTGATCCGTcgaccaaggatggcgcccttggcttgccggccgacctagggcaacccgacgacgtccttgccctgacggggtccctctCAGGAgagagcttcgacggtttctttgctagtttgcctgaaaactagccggttcttagtcacgtaagcacgttggttatcatttactggtttgcttgtaaacctctccgttcttcaccgCGAAAGAGTGACATCCTAGCTGCATTCTTCGGTCCGTAGCGGCCCAGGCGTCTAAGACCCTGTTGACGGTTGGTGTctgattcggatcacttccgacATCAACAGTAATTAATAATTCTTCCCATCCCCTACTCGGATTAATTATATCTTGCACTGCTGCCGATCATGTTAAATTATAACCTAGCTAGTTACTAACTCTTGTCCATCTTGGGATAGTGTGCTACCTAGTGCCGATGACGATGACGACCACGACAGCCAGTCAATGTcatccccaccgccgccgccagcaaCATTGGCGCCAAATGGCCAAGCAGGCAGCGTTAGTAGCTTTATTACTGGAGAGGCGCCGACCGTCCATCTCGAGAAGAAGGCAATAAAGAAGGTGAAGTCTCTCATCCTGCTGCTCGCCAATATGGCAACGACCATTACATACCAGGCGGGGCTGGACCCGCCTGGTGGCTTCTGGCCAGAGGACGGCGAGGGCCACCGTGCCGGCGATGCCATACTCCTGGCGAAAGACCCGGCACGCTACAAAGCCTTCTTCTACTGCAACTCCACCGCCTTTGCGATGTCTCTGGTCGTCATCCTCATGGTCCAGAAAGAGAAGCTGGTCAGGAGCCACACCTTGCTGGTGGCCATGACGCTGGACATGTTTGCCCTCATCGGCGCCTATGCCGCAGGGAGCTGCCGATACCTCGGGACATCCGTTCATGTCGTGGCCCTGGCTGGGGCCATCCTCGTGTACGTGCTCGTACATGTCCTCCTCTTCACGCTGGGGTCGACTAACGTCGATGCCACAGTGCCTGAGAAGAAGCACAAGCGGCTACTGCTGGTAGCCTTCTTGGTCGCCACCATCACCTACCAAGTTGGCCTGGCTCCACCGGGTGGGTTCTGGAACGAGGAGGACAGCCGCCGCCACGCGGGGCACGCCGTCCTCCTGGACAAATTTCCGAGCCGCTTCAAGGCCTTCTCCTACTCCAACACGGTGAGCTTCATGGCGTCTATCGCGCTCATCCTCCTCCTAGTCAACCCCATCCTCTCCCGCCTCGCCATACGGTGCTACGCTCTCTACGCGTGCCAGGTGGTCGACCTGTTTGGCCTCATGGCCGCTTACGCCGCCGGGAGCGCTCGAAAACTGCGGACGTCCATCTTCGCGTGTGTGCTCATCGCCGCGGTGATTGCCTTCGTTCTTGTCAACACCGTCATGCTGACTTTTTTCAAGAAGAGGATGATGGCTCGGTCTGATGAGGCAGGCACTACTGCGGCACCGTCGTCGTCCATGGCTCAGCAACTACCAAGACATGCCCAGGAGACAGAGTACCGAGATGAAGTGTACGCCAAACGCAAGTACCTGATGCTGCTCGGAATCCTGGCCGCAAGTGTCACATACCAGGCCGGCCTAGCCCCCCCGGGCGGCCTTTGGCaggacgacggcggcgctggTACCCATTCGAGCCGCGATGCTGGGAACCCGGTGCTGCACGACACCGACCCACGGCGCTACCACGTCTTCTTCTACAGCAACTCCACATCCTTCGTCGCGTCCATTGTCACCATTGCCCTGCTGCTGCAGCAGATCCTGCGGAGGCACCGCTCGACCAACCACGAGCTGCTCCTGCTAGCGACCAACACAGCCGTGGTCCTGGACCTGCTGGGCCTCCTGGTGGCCTACGCGGCTGGCAGCACCAGGGAGTGGGAGAATGTCGTCGTCTTGACCCTCCTGGTTTTGCTCTTCATGGCTATCCATGCCGTGGTATGGTTGTTCGGCCAGAGACGTCGCTGCGCCGCCGGAGATGACCgaggagcaagcactagtaaCGGTCTGATTGGAGAGAAACTAGAAAGTGGTCATCACCGGTGCCCGCTTGTAGGAAGGCTCACCGGTGCTGGCAACCACCCCCTCAACACCTTCTGGTCTCCCTGTAGGTAGAGGTtcatcctccccctctcccaCCTTGCCACCCCCTTCTTGATAGGACGCCAATCGACGGGCAGATCCAAGCTTCAGCGCTGGGAAGCAAATCTCCTTTTCCGGTGACTCCGACTCTGACTCCGACTGCTCAGTGCCCTCCTCATACCTCGACGCTGCCCGCCGAGGCCCCTCGGTCGAGGTATCTCCTGCAGCAACGGTGGCGCCGCAACGCACAATGCACATCGTCATGGCGCAGGGGTCGAGATGACGACATGGGCGAGGTCGAGCAACGGCGGCGAGACCCGACGAGACAGTGACATGAGCGAGACAGAGGTGAGGCTGCGCGATAGCAATGAGAAGGCGGAGGGAGGTGGGGCCAGTATATTGCGCGAGCGGCGATGGGTCTACGTGTGGTTTGGTGCCATGTGCGGTGGTGGTGGGGTCAGCGCATGCGGGTGCTGTCAGCGAAGGCGAACGGGTCGAGGGAGGAAAAAGTGGGGTACGGGCCGGTGATGTTGTCGACACACTGTGCAGCCTATGTGTTTGGGCAATGGGGTTTAGAGAGATGTGACTCGGATTTGAGGTGAATATGAGTTGAAAGGTAAAATAGAGTTCAAATGTTTTTAGTTTCCGAAATATATTTTGAAAATAGTTTTGAGTACAAATGAttctaaatttgaatttttgagaTGTTTCACGGTCCCGTGACAAATGGTCTGCCACTGGTATGTAGTAAAATCACATGACATGTGGGCCACCACTGTTTCAAAATGTTAAAGTGTGTATATGCCATTTAGTATCAGTGTTGGGAAGGGTTTCTGAATCCAGCAACAAATCGAGATCAGGGGATAAAATGGAATTGTTTGTATTACTTGTCAGAAGAGTTGTTGAGGTACTCAGGAGTGAGGTCGACGACATTAGTCAATTGCATGGACTCTGGTCTCCATGGCAGATGATTAGTATTATAATCCCAACATCTGTTGCTGCCGAGTGCAGAAGAAAACAGCACGAGCTCCACTCTACTCCTTGTGTCAGTCTACTACTACCTTGGAGTACAATACAGTGTATGCTCACTCTCCGTGCGAATAGTAATacaagaaagagcacatcgggaacatgtcaactattgggaaggtcACTTGTATcttgatcatcaaagaagcaaaatagtgtagcactatcTACCGCGGAGGCCGAATATATttccgccagtagttgttgtgctcaattactttggatgactttggagtaaaattcaaacaagtgccattgctatgtgacaataaaagtgcaatcaagctcaccaacgatcccgttcaacattcaagaacaaagcacattaacATAAgacatcacttcataagagatcatcaaatgAAAGGCGACATTGCaattgagagtgttggcaccgatgatcaacttgccgacatattcactaagccacttgatgagaaaaaggttttgcaagattagaaatgaattgaacatacttgacttctccaatatgagtTGATGCACCCCACATATATGACATGCCTCATCTTCGAGCAAAACAAGGTAAAAGTCGTTTGGCATCTAGTCACACTTTGTACTTCTTAGTCTCATTCACTCAAAATCAAAAGAATttaatgcttatatgatgccactattgcttctatgcttaatatgatctagtggtaacatataacatgtttgtgggcttgtgaacctagtgtttgatctagaaatgagctaaaagtgtttaactcaacattgtcaagataacccttacaagaggtgtgaagaagcttgccattggttcaaaccgagttaaatatctcaAGCAAATGCTCTAGGTTGAACCAAAATTGAACAATGATCCCTCTCACCTTATTGATTGACTAACTTCACCTATAATTTGAGCCATATCTTTTAtggtaattaatgacaaagggggagaagagtcacaaagatatgaaatatatGAAAATGGGGGAGAGATTAGTCACAAAGATAGATTCAAAAGGAGAGAGATTCCATTGTAAAGCTTGCATATCAAAAGAAGGGgagcaattaaaatttgagcacacaagtagggggagcaagctcataaacttgtttaTTGCATTTGGATGTGCACAAACATATGGTTGCTTGCATTGCACAAGTTGTAAAATTCAAGATTTATGCTTGAGTGGTGTATGGTAATAGTAGAACTTGATTGATGTTTTGGAATACTAGCATGCTTAGGTAGCTAGATATGTTGTTAATTTAATAAGTGGCACTAGAGCCTTGCTTCTAAAGTTGATTTAATGAGGTTTCTAGTTTGTATTTACTTTACTAGTaattttacaagtggtatctagctaaccatggtgctaaggatggtgtatattggcaactccgattggtatcacgcttcaaaggtccattctttacacatTGACATCATTTGGTAGTCATTCACTCTCCCACAGTTcatatccatgcatatgtgcaagcttttaatccaaacactagtagagaaatgggttgtagtcccggttgggaactggctttagtcccggtttcccaaccgggactacgaatccgggactaaaggtccatcctcaggagaaaaataaatgaAATTGTAGGGAGGCTTCTCTTGCGatgtgtgagattcgaacccaggacctcttttctcgcgcataaactccttaccaattcagctgtacaccaca is part of the Miscanthus floridulus cultivar M001 chromosome 9, ASM1932011v1, whole genome shotgun sequence genome and encodes:
- the LOC136481166 gene encoding uncharacterized protein is translated as MVQKEKLVRSHTLLVAMTLDMFALIGAYAAGSCRYLGTSVHVVALAGAILVYVLVHVLLFTLGSTNVDATVPEKKHKRLLLVAFLVATITYQVGLAPPGGFWNEEDSRRHAGHAVLLDKFPSRFKAFSYSNTVSFMASIALILLLVNPILSRLAIRCYALYACQVVDLFGLMAAYAAGSARKLRTSIFACVLIAAVIAFVLVNTVMLTFFKKRMMARSDEAGTTAAPSSSMAQQLPRHAQETEYRDEVYAKRKYLMLLGILAASVTYQAGLAPPGGLWQDDGGAGTHSSRDAGNPVLHDTDPRRYHVFFYSNSTSFVASIVTIALLLQQILRRHRSTNHELLLLATNTAVVLDLLGLLVAYAAGSTREWENVVVLTLLVLLFMAIHAVVWLFGQRRRCAAGDDRGASTSNGLIGEKLESGHHRCPLVGRLTGAGNHPLNTFWSPCR